A segment of the Terribacillus aidingensis genome:
TATGTACAGCTTTTTCGCTGTAAGAGTAAGATTTTGATTGCAAGTGAAATACATATTCACTGTCCGAAGCAGTTCGTCGTCTTCTTGCAATCCTTGCAGGATGTGATGCATGATATATTTTCGGTCATTTTCCGGCACCAGCATACTGATCAATTGCGGTAACGCATCATGGAAATGAAGCACGTGGTTGGCTGAATGGAATGGAATCTGTTTGTACACTGTCAGCAGCCACTCATATTGTTCAGAAGCGTGTTTTACTGAATGCAGCCAAGGACTTACGAATAGTCGGAGCGGGACAGATAAATCATACATAAGCATGTCGATGACTTTTTCATAAAGAATAGGTTCTGTTTGACGGCTCTCGATCAGTAAGCCTGTTTGCTTCGTAAACCACAGGCATGCAAGCGGATGATCAGTCAGACTATCCATTGCTTCCCTGAACACCTCGGGTTTAACACGCCCCTCTACAGTAAAGAAAATGAAGCGGCAGCCAGACGAATATAGAGCATTCTCGGTTAGTTCATCCGCTGTTTTTCCGCCGTGCAGCAGTTGATACCAGGCTGTATCTGTACTGCTGCCAGTTGGTATTGTAACAGGTGAA
Coding sequences within it:
- a CDS encoding helix-turn-helix domain-containing protein, whose translation is MKEELERLFSGIITADSLNGLDTNTYHWFRLENGEIIGLPANQLNERELALLHHFGSPVTIPTGSSTDTAWYQLLHGGKTADELTENALYSSGCRFIFFTVEGRVKPEVFREAMDSLTDHPLACLWFTKQTGLLIESRQTEPILYEKVIDMLMYDLSVPLRLFVSPWLHSVKHASEQYEWLLTVYKQIPFHSANHVLHFHDALPQLISMLVPENDRKYIMHHILQGLQEDDELLRTVNMYFTCNQNLTLTAKKLYIHRNSLNYRLDKLTEKTGLDIRKFQDAFALYLALHNLP